The following proteins come from a genomic window of Trypanosoma brucei gambiense DAL972 chromosome 1, complete sequence:
- a CDS encoding calpain-like protein fragment, putative, whose product MGCGGSKTSTVEFINGQPTVEGDEIAKGFNEGNGLLFRIVKTRAGRWAYYNDTLDYDMHVKVTFSEDCRIKALGQTRLEKLESGESVATVVVKPCATELFIEGHVNGYKAKMDAIPITDGDRQ is encoded by the coding sequence atgggTTGCGGTGGCTCAAAGACTTCTACGGTTGAGTTTATTAATGGACAGCCGACTGTTGAGGGCGATGAAATTGCAAAGGGTTTTAATGAAGGAAATGGTCTCCTCTTCCGAATTGTTAAAACACGCGCTGGTCGCTGGGCGTATTATAACGATACGTTGGATTATGACATGCATGTGAAAGTTACCTTTAGCGAGGACTGCAGAATTAAGGCACTTGGACAAACGAGACTTGAGAAATTGGAAAGCGGTGAAAGTGTGGCAACTGTTGTGGTAAAACCATGCGCAACAGAATTATTTATTGAAGGACATGTGAATGGATATAAGGCAAAAATGGATGCCATTCCCATTACTGATGGAGACAGGCAATAG